One window of Thermococcus sp. genomic DNA carries:
- a CDS encoding haloacid dehalogenase produces MGLKEIIREIREVLDEKDALREEALRLTREIVRLSGDAIKALHRGEKEKAAERLDLARDKVTTLREKLRDHPDIYFTGYVQNAHQEFVEASLFFAYITGGEFPSPSELGVPHADYALGIGDFIGELRRRFLILLLEGNITGAEEVYRFMEATYEELMTLEYPKGLVNIRGKQDQARHILERTLEDLTRAKLGRKLEEKLEAVAGDNG; encoded by the coding sequence ATGGGATTGAAGGAAATTATACGTGAGATACGCGAGGTTCTTGACGAGAAGGACGCGCTTAGGGAAGAGGCACTGAGGCTCACCAGGGAAATAGTCCGCCTGAGTGGAGATGCTATAAAAGCCCTTCACCGTGGAGAAAAGGAAAAGGCCGCCGAAAGGCTTGACCTGGCCAGGGACAAAGTGACAACCCTCCGAGAAAAGCTAAGAGACCACCCCGATATATATTTCACGGGCTACGTCCAGAATGCTCACCAGGAGTTCGTGGAAGCCAGCCTGTTCTTTGCGTACATAACGGGTGGAGAGTTCCCCTCGCCCTCGGAGCTCGGAGTCCCCCATGCTGACTACGCGCTCGGGATAGGCGACTTCATAGGAGAGCTGAGAAGGCGCTTCCTGATACTACTTCTGGAGGGCAACATAACCGGAGCGGAAGAGGTCTACCGTTTCATGGAAGCAACCTATGAAGAGCTGATGACACTGGAGTACCCCAAGGGACTGGTGAACATCAGGGGAAAGCAGGATCAGGCAAGACACATACTCGAGAGAACCCTTGAGGATCTGACGAGGGCAAAGCTTGGCAGAAAGCTTGAGGAGAAGCTTGAGGCGGTGGCAGGGGATAACGGATAG
- a CDS encoding endonuclease V, whose protein sequence is MINEINKKLGKIEEAQRKLALKIIEKPVRAESVKTVGAVDVSYGDTARAAFVLCSYPDCRVLKTRVIETEVAFPYVPTFFFLRETRPVLLAVRGEEFDVLLVEGHGRAHPRGYGLASHIGLLLGRPTIGVAKKPLKGVAEGQFIKVGKAYVSVGHLIDLESAVRIVASLLEGGYPTPLKLADRLSKRGRL, encoded by the coding sequence GTGATTAATGAAATCAACAAAAAGCTCGGGAAAATTGAAGAGGCCCAGCGGAAGCTTGCCTTGAAGATCATAGAGAAACCGGTCAGGGCGGAGAGTGTGAAAACCGTTGGGGCGGTCGATGTTTCCTACGGTGACACCGCCAGGGCGGCCTTTGTCCTGTGCTCCTATCCCGACTGCAGGGTACTGAAAACCAGGGTAATCGAGACGGAAGTTGCCTTTCCCTACGTCCCCACTTTCTTTTTCCTCAGAGAGACGCGGCCGGTTCTCCTGGCGGTGAGGGGGGAGGAGTTTGATGTGCTGCTCGTGGAGGGACACGGGAGGGCACATCCCCGGGGCTACGGGCTCGCCTCCCACATCGGACTGTTGCTTGGAAGACCAACCATCGGTGTTGCCAAGAAGCCCCTGAAGGGAGTCGCTGAGGGGCAGTTCATAAAGGTGGGAAAAGCTTATGTAAGCGTCGGGCACTTAATCGATTTAGAGTCTGCGGTGAGAATCGTCGCGTCTTTGCTTGAGGGCGGCTACCCCACGCCGTTGAAGCTCGCGGACAGGCTGTCAAAGAGGGGAAGGCTATGA
- a CDS encoding CTP-dependent riboflavin kinase, translated as MRRIQMLILLARKGALGRKIKITLRELANELGISPQSVLRLLEEMEEEGLVEKDVIGRKTYVEISQEGLAFLESLCDAISEALYNGIIIGEVISGIGEGAYYVRQYSHLIREYLGFDPYPGTLNIRVLFPKTVFDAFCGVRPVILPGFSKGGRTFGDVKAYRVQIGEVEGAIVIPSRTVHPPRIAEIVAPVCLREKLGLKDGSRITVKVVRG; from the coding sequence ATGAGAAGAATTCAAATGCTCATACTGCTCGCTCGGAAGGGCGCGCTTGGCAGGAAGATAAAGATAACCCTGAGAGAACTCGCCAACGAGCTGGGAATCTCCCCCCAGTCGGTTCTCCGGCTGCTTGAGGAAATGGAGGAAGAGGGGCTGGTGGAAAAAGACGTGATAGGGAGAAAGACCTACGTTGAGATAAGCCAGGAGGGGCTGGCTTTTCTGGAAAGCCTCTGCGATGCCATCTCCGAGGCCCTCTACAACGGTATAATAATCGGCGAGGTCATATCCGGAATCGGGGAGGGGGCGTACTACGTCAGACAGTACTCCCACCTGATACGTGAGTACCTGGGCTTTGACCCGTATCCCGGCACTCTAAACATACGCGTGCTGTTTCCAAAGACAGTCTTTGATGCGTTCTGCGGGGTTAGACCTGTCATCCTGCCCGGATTCTCAAAAGGCGGAAGAACCTTTGGAGATGTCAAAGCCTACCGCGTCCAGATAGGCGAAGTTGAAGGGGCAATAGTCATACCATCCAGAACAGTCCACCCGCCAAGGATCGCCGAGATAGTCGCCCCCGTGTGCCTCAGGGAGAAGCTGGGGTTAAAAGACGGAAGCAGGATAACCGTGAAGGTCGTGAGAGGATGA
- a CDS encoding PRC-barrel domain-containing protein, whose translation MVMRLSRLYGKQIYNTKGYYVGYVDEILIEIDRGQAKILALGLPGEKVGVPYDRVTAIGDIILVKAREE comes from the coding sequence ATGGTGATGCGTCTCTCAAGGCTCTACGGAAAGCAGATATACAACACCAAGGGTTATTACGTCGGCTACGTCGACGAGATACTAATCGAGATAGACAGAGGGCAGGCAAAGATACTTGCCTTGGGCCTTCCAGGGGAGAAGGTCGGCGTCCCCTACGACAGGGTCACCGCGATAGGAGACATAATACTGGTAAAAGCAAGGGAAGAATGA